In Raphanus sativus cultivar WK10039 chromosome 5, ASM80110v3, whole genome shotgun sequence, the following proteins share a genomic window:
- the LOC108859495 gene encoding protein APEM9 gives MEETGGIWGEIERSESYLVCSMYEEAESLSSTVLKRIFGNVDALSEEAHHGDYQFYDVLESAGMVLVQSLHGLGRAGEIVSELRLVFGEVGAIPVQVLLTGICLQISNGSYSGVREVLEEFFSIWVYKDDHYILSDAASSEKVFHGKISLDTDEYVEVVELYTFGVLGKDTNDVGLAISWVEQAALPEERRQGLLRRLHSLQSANVREATSLEENPSYDVVNKSNKSLANEKNVEIDSILKLSKQHEPWSSRPLHLRLGNTQFSISRGKLAISLVGLVICYALKRKRAALIRIIRRQMESTRKAIVDFWKLAFSYQVNPLAAIQSIPSTTT, from the exons ATGGAGGAAACTGGTGGTATTTGGGGAGAAATTGAACGTTCTGAGAG ctaCCTCGTATGCTCCATGTACGAAGAGGCAGAGTCATTATCTTCCACCGTACTGAAGAGAATCTTCGGAAACGTTGATGCTTTATCCGAGGAAGCTCATCATGGTGATTATCAATTTTACGACGTGTTGGAATCTGCTGGCATGGTTCTAGTCCAATCCTTGCATGGACTCGGCAG GGCAGGTGAGATTGTAAGTGAGCTAAGACTAGTGTTTGGCGAAGTTGGGGCTATTCCTGTTCAAGTTCTTCTCACTGG AATATGCCTTCAAATATCAAACGGTTCCTACTCTGGTGTACGTGAGGTTCTGGAAGAGTTCTTTAGCATATGGGTTTACAAGGACGACCACTACATCCTAAGCGATGCTGCATCGAGTGAAAAAGTGTTCCACGGGAAAATATCGTTGGATACTGATGAGTACGTGGAAGTTGTGGAGCTGTATACCTTTGGAGTTCTTGGAAAAGATACAAACGACGTGGGTTTAGCCATTTCTTGGGTTGAGCAAGCTGCTTTACCTGAGGAAAGACGACAG GGACTTTTGAGAAGATTGCATTCTCTGCAATCAGCAAACGTTCGAGAGGCTACTTCTTTAGAGGAAAATCCTTCTTACGATGTAGTGAATAAAAGCAACAAGTCTTTGGCCAATGAAAAGAACGTTGAGATTGATTCTATTCTGAAACTCTCTAAACAACATGAACCTTGGTCATCCCGTCCTCTACACCTAAGGCTCGGTAATACCCAATTTAGCATTTCCAGGGGGAAACTTGCCATAAGCCTTGTTGGATTAGTCATATGCTATGCTTTGAAGAGAAAACGAGCTGCTTTAATACG GATCATTCGCAGACAAATGGAGTCCACGAGAAAAGCAATTGTAGATTTCTGGAAGCTTGCGTTTTCATACCAAGTGAATCCTCTTGCAGCTATTCAATCCATACCAAGCACTACAACTTGA
- the LOC108859501 gene encoding copper transport protein ATX1, producing the protein MSQTVVLRVAMSCEGCVGAVKRVLGKMEGVESFDVDIKEQKVTVKGNVQPDAVLQTVSKTGKKSAFWDSEAETAKA; encoded by the exons ATGTCTCAG ACCGTTGTTCTCAGAGTGGCTATGTCATGCGAGGGATGTGTTGGAGCTGTGAAAAGAGTCCTCGGCAAAATGGAAG GCGTGGAGTCATTTGATGTGGATATAAAGGAGCAGAAGGTGACAGTGAAAGGCAATGTGCAGCCAGACGCTGTTTTGCAGACTGTGTCAAAAACTGGAAAGAAATCGGCTTTCTGGGACTCAGAGGCTGAAACCGCCAAGGCTTAA
- the LOC108859496 gene encoding uncharacterized protein LOC108859496 — protein MKKITKKLSSKYVKLHKSRLRQEGSMKSEDGGEIFQENHPPENEESNETKDTSKVTKIMESMHRKLMLKEKTSKKYIDVDDQEHSQRSERSVSKDDQLEGSVRNMNRGDKDQLEGSVRNSHMDHLEELIRDRMDNTEGSIKKGSRNRVDQLEESQLENVTPKTSGQVDQSEESTKNPSDFASKKDYLDWIEYVEGSSHHCFDRSENLKSPHRKDDNDHDQISVGISEGSIEGNNDEMLLLKSSKYSKIKSKDSKGYKKGKGSKVKDSLKSQMVD, from the coding sequence atgaagaaaattaCCAAAAAGTTATCGTCCAAGTACGTGAAGCTCCACAAGAGCCGGCTCCGGCAAGAGGGGTCTATGAAGTCGGAGGACGGTGGAGAGATTTTCCAGGAAAATCACCCGCCCGAAAATGAAGAAAGTAATGAGACAAAGGACACATCGAAGGTTACAAAGATTATGGAGTCCATGCATCGTAAGCTAATGCTAAAAGAGAAGACAAGTAAAAAGTACATCGACGTGGACGATCAAGAACATTCCCAGAGGTCTGAACGCTCGGTTAGCAAGGACGACCAGCTTGAAGGTTCTGTTAGAAACATGAATCGTGGTGATAAGGACCAGCTTGAAGGTTCGGTTAGAAACAGTCACATGGATCATCTTGAAGAATTGATAAGGGATCGTATGGACAATACTGAAGGTTCCATTAAGAAAGGCTCTCGTAACCGTGTGGACCAACTCGAAGAATCTCAGCTTGAAAACGTTACACCTAAAACAAGCGGTCAAGTAGATCAATCAGAAGAATCAACTAAGAATCCTTCTGATTTTGCTTCCAAAAAAGATTATCTCGATTGGATTGAATACGTTGAAGGTTCTAGTCATCATTGTTTCGATCGATCCGAAAATCTTAAAAGCCCACATAGAAAGGACGACAACGACCATGATCAGATAAGCGTTGGGATATCGGAAGGATCCATAGAGGGGAATAACGATGAGATGCTATTACTCAAGAGCTCCAAGTATAGCAAAATAAAGTCCAAAGATTCGAAAGGTTACAAGAAAGGAAAAGGTAGCAAGGTCAAAGATTCATTGAAAAGTCAAATGGTTGACTAA
- the LOC108859499 gene encoding transcription factor DIVARICATA-like codes for MAWKQWGRNEDKTFELPLVITENDPNRFETMVTFLGMPLEVVKHYYAALVHDVELIESGRYGTTDYQDYADGLPSFETKHIEKDKKQRGIPWTAEEHGNFLKGLVMFGRGDWKNISRKLVMTRTSTQVASHAQKHFLRQKMENQAKKRSSIHDITLVVDDDDAAYAKDVTAPRSDLEATMGQAHFGQQMPQF; via the exons ATGGCTTGGAAGCAGTGGGGGAGGAATGAAGACAAAACGTTCGAGCTACCTCTGGTGATCACTGAGAATGATCCGAATAGGTTTGAGACTATGGTCACCTTTCTTGGGATGCCGCTTGAGGTTGTGAAGCACTACTACGCCGCTTTGGTTCACGATGTTGAACTTATCGAATCGGGCCGGTATGGTACTACCGATTATCAAGATTACGCAGATGGACTCCCCTCGTTCGAGACCAAACACATAGAGAAAGATAAGAAGCAGAGAGGAATACCGTGGACAGCAGAGGAGCACGG AAACTTTCTGAAGGGATTGGTGATGTTTGGAAGAGGAGATTGGAAGAACATATCGAGAAAGCTTGTGATGACAAGGACCTCAACGCAAGTCGCAAGCCATGCACAAAAGCATTTCTTGAGGCAAAAAATGGAGAATCAGGCAAAGAAACGCTCCAGTATCCATGACATAACTTtggttgttgatgatgatgatgctgctTATGCCAAGGATGTAACCGCCCCTCGATCCGACTTGGAAGCTACGATGGGCCAGGCACATTTTGGTCAACAGATGCCTCAGTTCTAG
- the LOC108859500 gene encoding 40S ribosomal protein S17-3: protein MGRVRTKTVKKSSRQVIEKYYSRMTLDFHTNKKILEEVAIIPSKRLRNKIAGFSTHLMKRIQKGPVRGISLKLQEEERERRMDFVPDESAIKTDDVKVDKETLEMLASLGMSDVSGFSQVETQAAVAPGNAFGRGGRRF from the coding sequence ATGGGTCGCGTTCGTACCAAAACAGTGAAGAAATCGTCACGTCAGGTGATCGAGAAGTACTACTCGAGGATGACACTCGACTTCCACACGAACAAGAAGATCTTGGAGGAAGTCGCAATCATCCCTTCCAAAAGACTACGCAACAAGATCGCTGGATTCTCCACGCATTTGATGAAGCGTATCCAAAAGGGACCGGTGCGCGGGATCTCGCTCAAGCTGCAGGAGGAGGAGCGCGAACGGAGAATGGACTTTGTCCCCGACGAGTCGGCGATCAAGACCGATGATGTGAAGGTGGACAAGGAGACGCTAGAGATGCTTGCGTCTTTGGGAATGTCTGACGTTTCCGGGTTTTCTCAAGTGGAGACACAAGCGGCCGTGGCACCAGGCAATGCGTTTGGCCGTGGTGGAAGAAGATTTTAA
- the LOC108859498 gene encoding nudix hydrolase 26, chloroplastic — MALMCRSLVLLQHLPSPSVTPILRNYPFKPLKLSSLPISHRCRQSPASSSSAAQCCCSSSSSMESPPEGYRRNVGVCLMNPSKKIFAASRLDIPSAWQMPQGGIDEGEDPRVAVMRELKEETGVHSAEIIAEAPHWVTYDFPPDVREKLKVRWGSDWKGQAQKWFLLKFTGEDEEINLLGDGTEKPEFGEWSWVSPDQLVDLAVDFKKPVYKEVMSAFASHLQ, encoded by the exons ATGGCATTAATGTGCAGATCCCTTGTCTTATTACAGCATCTTCCTTCTCCGTCTGTAACTCCTATTTTACGAAACTACCCCTTCAAACCGCTGAAATTATCCAGCCTGCCCATCTCCCATCGCTGCCGTCAGTCTCCAGCCTCCTCCTCATCCGCCGCTCAGTGTTGTTGTTCTTCGTCTTCGTCGATGGAATCTCCACCGGAAGGTTACAGAAGAAACGTGGGTGTCTGTCTCATGAATCCTTCCAAAAAG ATCTTTGCTGCGTCGAGGTTGGATATTCCCAGTGCTTGGCAGATGCCTCAG GGTGGAATCGACGAGGGTGAAGATCCGAGAGTTGCAGTCATGAGGGAGCTTAAGGAAGAGACTGGTGTTCACTCTGCTGAGATCATCGCTGAG GCACCTCACTGGGTGACTTATGATTTCCCTCCAGATGTTAGGGAGAAGCTTAAGGTCCGTTGGGGATCTGACTGGAAGGGCCAAGCTCAGAAGTG GTTTCTTCTGAAATTCACTGGGGAAGATGAAGAAATCAATCTTCTTGGTGATGGAACTGAGAAACCTGAGTTTGGGGAATGGTCTTGGGTATCTCCTGATCAACTCGTTGATCTT GCAGTGGATTTCAAGAAGCCAGTATACAAGGAAGTCATGTCAGCTTTCGCTTCTCATCTCCAGTAA
- the LOC108859506 gene encoding ultraviolet-B receptor UVR8, producing the protein MVRLWSIAKVSNFGRQRWFTSSVGGQRTTKVMSFGDGSHGALGLPGMGIMGTDAYEPTQVSDLPPDVSFISAGHYHSLAVTSGGEVWAWGRNEEGQLGRIGRDSNSRSVAKRVEGGGLENVRVRSAFASGVVSTAVGDDGSLWVWGRSKRGQLGIGEGVVEALVPSKVEALGREHIVKVSLGWGHGLALSVDGKVFGWGYVADGRVGNVGLPLEASPLDSVANGYGGDDDQQNAAEKKVAEAMRKENNMPIAWEPRLVEELRGVKVDDIACGSDHSLVLCRDGTLLSSGSNVYGQLGRRCSKQDLGMSPVDITGSPVSIAAGLGHSLAICNVESDSNARRVVVSSWGWNCSQQLGRGKPEEVPREVEGLDGESPASVSAGRVHSLCVTEKGEAWVWGCGKSGRLGLGSSVDEPEPMLLEDIEGCVLQAVAGFDHSLISVSDCLD; encoded by the exons ATGGTGCGATTATGGTCGATCGCGAAAGTTTCGAACTTCGGGAGACAACGATGGTTCACGAGCAGTGTCGGCGGCCAGAGAACTACTAAAGTGATGAGCTTCGGCGACGGAAGCCACGGCGCTCTAGGACTACCAGGCATGGGAATAATGGGAACCGACGCTTACGAGCCAACTCAAGTCTCCGATCTACCTCCCGACGTCTCGTTCATCTCCGCCGGACACTACCACTCCCTCGCAGTCACCTCCGGCGGCGAGGTTTGGGCTTGGGGCCGCAACGAGGAAGGCCAGCTCGGTCGAATCGGTAGGGATTCGAATTCGAGGAGCGTGGCGAAGAGAGTGGAAGGAGGAGGCCTGGAGAACGTGAGGGTCCGATCAGCGTTTGCGTCTGGAGTGGTTTCGACTGCGGTTGGAGACGACGGGTCTTTGTGGGTTTGGGGGAGATCGAAAAGAGGACAGCTTGGGATCGGGGAAGGCGTGGTTGAAGCGTTGGTTCCTTCAAAGGTTGAAGCTTTAGGTCGAGAACACATCGTTAAG GTGTCGTTAGGTTGGGGGCACGGGCTTGCTCTTAGTGTTGATGGTAAGGTTTTTGGGTGGGGTTATGTAGCTGATGGGAGAGTAGGGAATGTTGGACTTCCGCTTGAGGCGTCTCCTCTTGATTCAGTTGCAAATGGGtatggtggtgatgatgatcaGCAGAATGCAGCTGAGAAGAAAGTTGCGGAAGCTATGAGGAAGGAGAACAACATGCCTATAGCTTGGGAGCCTCGTCTGGTGGAAGAGTTGCGTGGTGTGAAGGTGGACGATATTGCTTGCGGGTCTGATCACTCTTTAGTGCTTTGTCGTGATGGGACTCTTTTGAGCTCTGGGAGCAATGTGTATGGTCAGTTGGGACGTAGGTGTAGTAAGCAAGACCTAGGAATGTCACCTGTTGATATAACCGGGTCTCCGGTTTCAATAGCAGCTGGTCTTGGTCATTCTCTAGCGATCTGCAATGTTGAATCAGATTCCAATGCGAGGAGGGTTGTTGTCTCATCATGGGGTTGGAACTGTAGCCAGCAGCTTGGCAGGGGTAAGCCAGAAGAGGTGCCGAGAGAAGTGGAGGGTTTGGATGGGGAATCTCCAGCTTCGGTATCAGCAGGGCGTGTGCATTCCTTGTGTGTAacagagaaaggagaagcttGGGTTTGGGGATGCGGAAAGAGCGGTAGGCTTGGTTTAGGAAGCTCGGTTGATGAACCTGAACCCATGTTGCTGGAAGACATCGAGGGTTGTGTTCTTCAAGCAGTTGCTGGATTTGATCAC